CCTTCTGATAATTTCATTTCTCTGTAATACAAGTGATTGTTCTCAGATattattgtgtttttatttataaacacataacttactgtaaaaaaaatcttaaactaATATGAATTAAAATCCCTATGTGCATGGCTTACACATACGTGTTTAGTAAGCTCAAAAGTAATACCCGTATGTGcacaaaatttataaaaaaataaatatcttcATCTGTAGTGATTTAATCCCCATTTTTTCttaaacaaaatatttcttGTTATTTTTGACAGTCTTTGGACGTAGATTTAAGTCACTTTTTGCCcaactatttaataaatcgattTTTTGTCTCTCCTGAAAAGTTGCTAAAATGCACATAGCGGAATTGGCAATCTCACCGACAGTAGACAGGCAGTATCTGATACTGCTtagagatttaaactaaaagtTTGATTTGAAAAGTTTTGGCGGGGTGTGGCGTGacacacggccgtcgtgaacgctgctcgcgctgttagtgcttgagaaaggagacctaggctctccgaaacatgtcgcgcgagtgacttaatacaagtgagtctaaaccgtaaaattattcaaagttTTGACAAGGTCCTTTTTACTCTAAATGCATGCTTTAATCTTAAAATCGACCATTTCTTGACAATCTAGATTTAGACATAAGATCGTGGCACCAATAATTAGCTTATAGAATACTTGTTTAAGTTTACAGCACAATGAACCcaaaaacatacctaatttaaattcaattactgtttcaccacaccagctctgaaaggctctctttatacttcaaaaacggattagaaagttgcattttatccacatgtgaggcaaagtaacctgatgcaaattttgagtattTTGCTCATCATGGCTGATAGATTTGACTTTTAAgcgatgattttgaatgataattatttaataacgttcatttgaatttgatttgtaatgtttaacagttagtattttcctctcgttggtgtggtgaaaatttttgtgtgtCACTCGGGAGCAAAGTTCGTTTAACCTTAACCGTTTCGCCTTAAAACCCTCGcaatgctcaagattccacttttcgacaCGTTCGTACGCTTCCCAGAAAATacaaaggaaaataaataaaattatgcactacttacatCTGTATCCGCGTAAGCgtaagattccaaaattgaaccacgagcgtagcgagggtttcaaggcactacatctgtatcaatattagcacgaggggttaaacaacaactttaccctcttgtaaaacaaatagctTCTTTCTGATTGACGGGAAGTCTTTTTTACTTTACATTTTGCTGATTTCGCGTACTTGTCAAtgttacataattttaaaaataaattttacatagattaaaaaaaaatgttaacctTGCGGAACACTTAAGGCAATACTAAATAAGAGATAACTACTATTTACTATATTAATAACTACTATTTACTATATTAATCGTTAAATATTCTCTCGTTGAACTATGAACCTTCTATCTTCCAATTAGAGTATATTTTTCCCTAAAGCCTTATTCTATCTTAGAAACATGGTAGAATTAGTAAATtgcttatattatatgtaattatacttgattttattattttaatctaaaTTGAAACTTATGAATTGCCtacgtatttttattatacatacaattcAATACAAATCTCTTAAAGTCTTAAgtctctttattgcacacctcaataaaagaaaacaatatcTAGATTACCTAGGTATTGTTGGTATACCtatacgtaaaataattaaCGTTAAATATCGTTTATTTTGAATACCTAATTGCCTATGAAACAATTATATTATTGattaattatataaatttataAGCAATTTATTAATCATAATCCACATTAGAATTTAAGTCGTTCTGGTGTAAATTCCAAAAATTAATAATGacaattcataaaaaaaaaattaaggacGATAAATTATGTTTACATTTAATAGTGAACATTTAGCGAGCGTACACCGGAACACACCCTAACTTATAGCGTTCGACCAATCGCCTCTCGACTACGCTTGTGTGAGTGAATGTACGTGTAGCACACATTTGTAAACGTAGGATTCCTGTTGTGAACTGCAAATATTTACTGGAGATATTCTGCACTTTGAATGCGGACTGTACACACTCGTTAGAgaccccgagacaggccgagaacgagtgtgtacatgctGCTCCCTTCTCGTCTCGCTCTTCTTTGTCTCGTCTCGCGCTTCTCTCAACGAGTGTATACAGCCGACATTATGATTTAAACTGAATATGCACATATCTGATTTATAATCCTTACAAAAGCAAgaactattttatattttatgtttttaattaaatgtgCTACATGGTACGATGTCTAAATGTGTGTAAAACTGGTAGTATttataattgtattgtatttaagaAACAGgaatttaggtttttttttgtttttatgaaTTACGTACTAATAAGTAAAATTATAACAACATTCACAactattcataaaatatataaagtactaaatcataacattcataactTTTTCTCTAACATACAAAATGTTATGTTCAATTGTATTGAAGCACTGGCAGGTTTCCGTGATTAGACTGGCGCCTAATATTTAACCTATTTTGCGTGttaaatgttatgttatgttttagAGTTACCTTTGTTATATTAAATGTTATCCTTGTTATATTAAATGTCATCGCTGTGGCTAAgccaaattaaaacaaaacattgtaaagtgtttattatattttccggttttatttataatatgattgTAAATAAACCTATGTAATACTTATTTACATAGGATACTACCAGATTACATAGTAACTTCTAAGATTATAttggttgttttattttacccCATTATTACCAACTAATAAATTCTAAATCAACTTTTTAAACacgcagatacgtctgcgagcgatattccaaattttatattaaaggaataataggaaaaattacgcttccggcaggacttgaacccgcaacctccgtaATCCGTGAAGATTCGCGAGATGCTGGTAGGcatccgtagctcaattgggaGAGCTCACGCACGGATTGCGgtggttgcgggttcaagtcctgccggaagcgtaataaATTCTAGTACATTCaacatcagatatatcggagcggccgagattTTCACAAATATCAAAGCCCCTATTTtcaagtgcatgttcagatatttttgagcacctcggccgctccgatatatcttttttttattttattgaaaataacatggaaatataaaatatgcgTACCACAATACAAAAATTCGCCAAACTGCggggcagtttgttggcgatGAGCTCGCTCTTTTTATAAGTACATCAAAAGCAGGTACATAATTTTGCACTGTCCTACCGTCCCAGCGTAGCCCTTTCTTactatgtacctataggtatcttACAAGTGAACATAGGATGACTTCACTGGTGGCGCGGGCGCGGGACAGGAGTACAGCGGTGCTTAAAAACTACCTTAACgctaataaatatgtttttaacaacttttaaaaatacagGTGACTAGAGCCACTGTGACTATGTTGGTTTATCTTTAGTACACTCTGATACTAGCATACATTATAAGTACTTAGGTTCTTACTACTATTGTTTTATGGAGTTATCGAATTTGTCTaacaatatttctttaaatttttctTTTAAGGTACCTATTTTCAATTTAGGGTTACCTAGTAATATTGGATTCTCATTGTACATTTTGGGGATTAAGTATTCTTGGGTTCTCCGTCCATAATAGTTTTTTGCTGGAGGTTGATACAATTTTACTATTTTAGAAGATCGAGTTACATGTTTATATTTCTTTTGTACTTTAATATCATCTGTGTAATACGTATTAATAACATTTAGGTACGTAACTTTACAATGCACTGGAAGAATTTTACAAATTGAGAACAATGAGTCATACTGATGTTTATACCTATTCCTAGTGTTTCGTCCAACTAAATATTTAACTAATCTAATTTTAGGTTGTTTTATTTGATACAAATATGTTTTGAAGGTACATCTGACGGCGACTGTATTGTAATTAATCAACGGTATTGAACATAATAAGCGTCAACTACTTAATTAACTAATGAAGTGAACTGCTAATCACCTTAATTAAAATCAGGAGCGAGTTAGATCGCGATTTAGGGTCCCTCAACTTAATTGTATAATGATGGCAGATTTTCGGTTGATGAATGGCAAATGACGAAATTTAATAATCTCGAGAacattttctttgtttttgcaCATTAATGTTGTAATAAGTGTAATATTGATAGTTTATATTATACAGTGAACTAACGCAGAAGTGTCCCAATTGGCCAATTTTGCAAAGTTATCAGGTAATTCAATGGGATAATCTCTGCCGCTACACCTGCTtgatgtacagtcaagtgtaaaaatatgagtgcattaaacttactcaaaaatatgttccaTAGTGTGCACCTATATTTTACACTAGACTGTACTGGGTCAGTCAGAAAAGATGAGATTAAGTTTTCTTAATTTTCTCAGTTTCGTTACGAAtgttacaaatacaaatttgcATTTTTGTATGGTTAATTTTCGTTACGAAACTGAGAATGTTAAGAAAAAATTAGAGAAAGgtacaaacaaattgcaaatgACCCTACTACGCTTTATGAGCAAGTGTGATGATGAAAATCGTACAAAGTGACTTTTTACAGAATCGGGAAATAAATTTGACGGAACCCATTTATATTTTGTAACTTGAACTATGATAGTCATGCATATCGGCCGTTGAAGTGAAAATCCTATATAAGATCAACGTATTCTATGGTTCATCAAATATGGAGTTGGCGCTAGGTAAGTTAACTTTAACTAAGAAAGTTGTTTTAAGAGTCCCCAGCAAGCttggttctccatacaaaaattttaaaacgactcgctatactctgtatctttaggtgtttaaataaatgtaaacaaacaatttgtacattttcgggtagttttaacatttattggttaaccaaccaaatacaaaaccgcctggatctgtcaatgaacaacctgactttaaccttagagaaatatagtaagaataaagtgctcactccatacatcagttccggtaccaaaacgactattttCAGTCGACATCTatcatcgagtagcggaattatcagtaccgctacttgatactagaattctctagtgtcgcgactcacgaaaactGTATtgaacaataatttatttacaactaatattaaaagcagaaggagttgaaaatagagttccggttaatcgggttataatattagctgaaaattgttgggCATTAAACTTTTCGGTCgttgcgacatctattgtcaagtagcagtactgataaatccgcttctcgatgctagatgtcgactacgaaaataatagtcgttttgggaCTAAAGCTGATGTATCGAGTGAGCACTGTGTATTTTTTCTCTATGCTTTAACTAAGTTGTTTTAAGAGTCCCcagaaaacttttttttttaatatttataatatatgcaAGCttggttctccatacaaacatttttaaaacaactggctagattgctctaaaactttgtatTTATAATAGGGGAAAAtatatctagtcctgtaattagtttatgtagcttcaATTACCATagggttttaaaaaaatacatccaattttaagttattcgtaTTACACTTGTTTTTGCTATATTTCCTTTGTTATAAACTGGAGCCATATATGTAAACTAATTACAGCatagatatacctcatgtcattgtatgtgcaaagtttcattacaatccaacacttAGTTTTAAAATTAGAACGAAGTTCCGTTTTTATGGGAAGGTACAATTCGGCCGAGCTTGCAGGGGGCTCTTGGTAACATTGCCATTTCTTGATACTGTAAACTTTCTCAGCATTAGATTttatgcggaaagagaagagtcgtagaaggTATGGGTccccttacattccacgactcttctctttcctcaCTGACTCTACCTACAATGCTTTAGAgggggctaacgcaaaattgtagtatttaatatttatattgaatttttatatgCTTTATTTAAACAATCGCAAAtgccataaaaaaaatcactcggAAACTGGATATATTTGGGAAACTCTAAGCTAAACTTTAAAGGTTATAGTTAGCTCGATAGAAACAAATCACGAAAACGtcttattttcatttattttcaattgtataTCGTTAGTAGGATTCCGTTCACTGTTAGTAGGCATCAATTCATTCAAATACGAAATCAAACCGAGGGATTTGACAAGCGAAATTTTAAACAGTAGGTATACTTTCAGAGATATTGAGGAACTTCGTCAAATTGCGAaatcttccgtcgcaagtttcTTATCTTTTGTAATTTCCTTTCTAATTtcatcattcaatatatttttaattcgaCTTGTAGCAGTGTTACTGTTGTCCGCCCTTTGCGGCGTCCACTCCGCGTCCATTCCATCCAACTCGGACGAGCTGGACAAGTCGGACGGCACGCTGGAAACACCACTGGTCAGTGCGCTGGAAAGCAAGCTGGACAGCATGCTGGAAAGCAAGTTGGAGAGTGAGCTAGACACAGACAATCTAAAACAATCCGTGCTGGAGGGTGTGAAGAAACTGCTGGACTCTAAGCTTTCATCTTTGGCTAAGAATGGAGATCGAAATGGTTCGGATGGTAAGTTTTAATGCCAAAACCTTCTTACAGTTAGTTTCGATTTCTGTTGTATTGTTCTTTATTTGCTTTTATAAGATACAAGTATCATGCAAAAttgtatacaataaaataaaataaacgtaGCTTAAAACATGCATAACATTCAAAATGAAATTCAGAATAACATAAATTAACAAAAGGCTGATAAATGTCCTAACCTAAAGATGTCatatttaaaagtttaaaatttaataactgtACCTATaggaattatattttattaaatgccAAGAGCAGTAATTAGTCATATAATTTatgatacaatacaatacaatacagtacAATACTACATTActatacaagtgcgaaaaagagGAGATTCGAAacaagtggcgataaattaaagcacgaccgaagggagtgttttaaattggCATGAACTTGCgaattagagtcggaccaaaaaagtcagcagcggatttgatagcccacgcagtgcaagtgtcatttatacgtcataatttcatacaagtttgacgtttaaaataacactttcactgcgtgggctatcaaatccgctgcagactattcttggtctgactctacctatTTTCACAGAATATATCGtaaaacgttttacagtacacatggccctttaaattttcgtcaTAGTCACGTAATGTGCTCATTTTCGCACTAGCGCTGTAAAATAGcactatatgtactgtaaatactCTTTAATTATTGCACAgatcaataaaagaaaacaaatatAGATATAGGTTAACTGAAAGAGATCCttcttagggataagttcgccttagTACTACACATTTTTGTCTTACCTGATGTAACAATTGATCCTTTattttcgtacaataaagtgtttacttacttacttacaaaaTTATTAACAAGTCATTGTGAATTTTTAGGTATTCCAAAACAACGACTCTTCAAACCGAAAAGCAGGATGCGTCCGATTTCAAATCGAAAAGTCAAGACACATCAGGAGTCAAACAGTTCAGAAGAAGATTCACAGAACTCCGAATTCGTCAAAGTTTTGACAGACGACtctaatcaaggtatgttttaTATTATTCCATATATACTGTAAAGGGGACGGCCTATATGGGAGGACGCTGTGGGCACAGTTAAACAGGAGATCACTTCTTTTTAGTTATATATTTTCTCAGCTAGTTTACAATTAAATATCTAATACACTCGATGGCTGCCTCTAATCGAATGCCGATTGCGCACCGCGTTCCATTTGACAGCGGGCTTaaaattctaaatttgaatATCGTGACTAGCCAGTCACAGATTAAAAAAGACTGTAAAGGTTGTAAACCTTTacaatacctattttttttaatgtcccactgctgggcaaaggcctcccctgtctTCCGCCGCTCGTCACGGCTTTGGTCGATTTGCCATCTCGTTTTTGATCTTCCTCTGCCTCGGGTGATCTGTGGTCTTTCATAATTTGGTTCATTACAATTTTCATAGATTAATGTTAGTTAATCCATTAGTAGCTTAGcacattaaaggatgactcacgttagaacggctggggtccgggccgaggcatccgacactttgttttctatacaaatacaaatacaaatacaaatatttattgataacacCAATGTTACATGTCAAAGGAATTAGGTATACATTGTATAActataacataattatgttgttacataatttaaattaatcattaattattagaaaataatCCAATGTCAATAGtaatttattacataatttatgtgcATGGTAACTCAAAAAAGTCTCCCACGCTGTACAAAGTTAAATCAAGCAGCCACTTGCGTAGCCTAGTTCTAAATGCTGCGGTGGAAGCTGCATCTCGGATATACTGAGGTAGCCTATTGTACACCGGCGGGCCCATTATGTAGACTGACCGTATCGACTTCGACAGCTTGTGATTCGGCGTTATGAGGCGGTAGTGGTACTTGTCTTTACGGAGAGGACGGCTAGCATTTCGACCTTGAcgcttaaataaatgaatatttaagtGTGTGAATAATGCCACTTGGTATATGAGCTCGCCAGGCAATGTTAGAATTCCTAGGTCCCTGAAAACGTTCCTACAGGAAGTGTCGCTGGATATTCCCACTACTGCTCTTACTGCCCGCTTTTGCATACGGAACACACGTAGAGAGTCTGCGGCACGGGCCCATAGTTCCGCACCATAAGTCAGTAGGCTGTGGACGGTCggtatagaaagcatcacgtgataaCCTGtcacctgtcatagaaaattaagTGTCGGTAGCCTCGGCCCGGGACCGGCCCGTTCTAgggtgagtcatccttaaaaaaattgatttatcGGAAGATTTGTTTCActctaaaatatatttaatttaaagattaaaaaaaaacgtttatttCAGGTCTTAAAACCCATATTactttacaaaataaaaggaaaaaatataaaaacaacattgataaaaaaaaaaaatatacaaatactatATAGTCCAGTGTAATATTCTTAAGTAATAAAACACTTTCGTATAAACTTTAGAGTAGAGTAAAActtatatttcagtttgtaaCCCTTATTCCTTTTTCTGACTTTTGTAACAAATGActtaaataaagttaaaatattaattacagaCCCTGGTGATGAAGAGTTAAGAGATGCTGTAGATGAGCTGCTAGAAGAAAACAAAAACAACGATGAGGTGATTTTAGATGAGAGAACACCAGATGCAGAACAATTAACAGATTATAATAGTGATGAAAAAATTAGCAAAGATTCTTATGATGATATTACTACACAAGTCGTGAAAAACAGTAAAAGATATAGAAAAGGAAATAAAATAGACCACagaaaaaatagtaatagtgtGATCGTAGAATCATTaagaaaaatttataaaaaggatGATGATGGTAATAATTTTAAGGTTATCTCAGATAAAAAGTTGAAATCTACGTTAAAAGATACCAATGGTTATGGCCTAGAACATGCAAATGACGCCGACGGTATAAGCGCAAAGTGGAAAACTAAGCAAgttagaaataacattttttcaaatagacgaaacaaatattttaaaagcaGGCCATATATCACAAAATACTCACAAAAACCACACAAAGTTGATAATTTAAAAGTTGGTGAAGGCAGTAAAGTTGATGGCATAAATTACGTCAGTTATGACGAAAATGTGTCAGAAATGGAAACACCTACAAGCAGTCATCAGGATAAAAACGGCAACAATGATGAAATAAACACACTAAGAAACTCGACTGATAAAAACTTTGGTTTTAGaagaaaattattgaaaaataaccTTAAACAATCCAGTAAAAAAGGAAAGGACCTACTCGATTTCAGTGAATCAGAAAAACAAGATGACAGCTATGAAGATATCCTAGATAAATTAATAAAAGAGGATATCGAAACAGAAATTAATGAAAACCAAAACCAGGAACTAATCGATCACAAAGAAAAACCTAAACGAAAACTTGGCAAACATCACAATAATTATCGCCGTATTGGCCGTGATAAACTCGAGAAAAACTATAATGATAAATATGAGCGAATCTCGAAACCAAAACTTACTGATTTAACAGTTACTAATGATCTTATTGATAGTAAAGAATCCTGGCTGGAtagtatattaaataaaaaagagaCTCAAAAAGAAACTCATCACAACATACCCTTAAAATTAGGAAAACTAGACGGAGAAAATCAGAAACAAGCCGAGAGTTATGACTCACGTTCGTCAATATCAAAAGAAAACAGTTACAATGAAGAATTAAATGATACCATCAATGGCAATAACTTTGATGAAGATAACGGTATAATCAAAGATATCGCTTATGAAGAGAAAGAACATGACTTTCAGTACAaagattttgtaaataataaaaagaaaGCAAATAAGGTTCGACCAGATGAAAGAAAAGATGACAAACGTATTCAAGAAGATATTAAGTTTAGAAATGAAGAagatttaactaaatcagataATGATGTAACTTCAAGGGGTGAAAGTGTTATGGGAAAATATTTGAAAGATGGTGAAGATGATATATTTGAAAACGAAGATGATATAACTGAAAGGGATAGTGATGTAACATATATAAACCAAATAAATAGCACTGGCAAGAAAAAACATATTACGAAAAACAAACCAAACACAGAAGAGGGTATAAGTGTCTCTAAAAAGGGTAAAAATAATTGTCGTGAGAAAAAAGTCGAAAGTGacgaaactaaaataatacGTGATTTGATCGAAAATAAGGAAGTTAAAAAGTCCTTTTCTTTTTCGCTGAATTTCATATCTCAGtaaaacaaaatatacctacatgatCTCAATTAGCTTAGTAGAATATTAATCCTGTAAAGAATTACAAGAATGTTAAGGCAAATATTGAAACTGACTTATGCTATTACCTGCTATTACTGAACCAGTGTGATTCATCATATTCTCCTCATTTACGTACGATCATGTgagagtaaataaaaataaatttattattccTTTGCATATATCGAAGCATTTATTTGTGccttcatcacaaatatttgttccaaAGTTATGtatgttttctacgtatttaagtatataTCTGTCTATTTATATAtgtcgtcgtctagtacccacaacacaagccttttgagcttactgtgggactaggtcgatttgtatAAGATTATcccacaatatttatttattttcatttatacATATAGTGGATATTTTAAATACTACTGCTGGATTTTGATCCTGGATAGAAATGGGATCGATGGGGCGACGAaaacttttttgaaaaaatgataATTTTGACGTTGACTACTTTTTCTAAAATTTGTAAATGCCAATTGATGTTAATTAAAATGTTAGGAAAGGTCTCACTAAGATCATTTTCGCGTAGCAGGACGAGATCAGGGGGCTTATTCTGATTACATTAAGAAGGAAATGAGTTTGACCTTAAATTGTTATAGATagataatagaatagaatagaaatcatttattcagacaACACATCAATACAAATAACACATCTATACAAGTACAGGGCAAAGATAAACAAAACAGTGTAAATAGAGATGTGAAGCCGAAATGGTCTCCACTCAGCAATGCAGCTGGCACGACTAGCGTG
The Cydia splendana chromosome 24, ilCydSple1.2, whole genome shotgun sequence DNA segment above includes these coding regions:
- the LOC134802236 gene encoding myb-like protein F, which codes for MLESKLESELDTDNLKQSVLEGVKKLLDSKLSSLAKNGDRNGSDGIPKQRLFKPKSRMRPISNRKVKTHQESNSSEEDSQNSEFVKVLTDDSNQDPGDEELRDAVDELLEENKNNDEVILDERTPDAEQLTDYNSDEKISKDSYDDITTQVVKNSKRYRKGNKIDHRKNSNSVIVESLRKIYKKDDDGNNFKVISDKKLKSTLKDTNGYGLEHANDADGISAKWKTKQVRNNIFSNRRNKYFKSRPYITKYSQKPHKVDNLKVGEGSKVDGINYVSYDENVSEMETPTSSHQDKNGNNDEINTLRNSTDKNFGFRRKLLKNNLKQSSKKGKDLLDFSESEKQDDSYEDILDKLIKEDIETEINENQNQELIDHKEKPKRKLGKHHNNYRRIGRDKLEKNYNDKYERISKPKLTDLTVTNDLIDSKESWLDSILNKKETQKETHHNIPLKLGKLDGENQKQAESYDSRSSISKENSYNEELNDTINGNNFDEDNGIIKDIAYEEKEHDFQYKDFVNNKKKANKVRPDERKDDKRIQEDIKFRNEEDLTKSDNDVTSRGESVMGKYLKDGEDDIFENEDDITERDSDVTYINQINSTGKKKHITKNKPNTEEGISVSKKGKNNCREKKVESDETKIIRDLIENKEVKKSFSFSLNFISQ